A segment of the Chitinophagaceae bacterium genome:
GATATTTCTAATATATCTCAAAAAACTAAAAGTACAGTAGTAGAGTTTATGAAAAACCAGAACAATGAAAAAGATATGCAACAATATATTCAAAAACTCGCTGTAACCGATTTAAGACATTCACTCATCGTAAATATGTTTTTTTTAGCATTTTCTGATCATTTACTAGATTCCCAAGAACTTCGTAAAATTAAAAATATTGCTAAATCTTTGAATTTAACTATAGAAGAAGTCCAGAATATTAAAAAATATGTAAAATTTGCTATAAAAGCAAGAATAGGAAAAAGAGTATAATAACATAAACCAAAATTATTTTATGAATCTTACACTAAAGGTATGGAGACAAAAAAATACTGAAGTAAGAGGAGATTTTATCACCTATACTATTTCAGATGTATCTCCAGATATCTCTTTTTTAGAGATGTTAGATATTCTTAACTTACAAATCGAAAAACGAGGAGAAGAACCAATTCATTTCGATCATGACTGTAGAGAAGGAATTTGTGGAGCATGCAGCCTTTACATAAATGGAAAACCTCATGGACCTTTACAAACAACAACTTGTCAACTCCACATGAGAAGTTTTAAAAATAACGAAGTTATATGGGTAGAGCCATGGAGAGCAAAAGCATTCCCCGTGATAAGAGACCTCGTAGTAAACAGAGGAGCATTTGATAGAATTATTCAAGCAGGAGGATATATTTCTGTAAATACTGGTGGTGTCCCTGATGCAAATACTATACCTATATCTCAAAATATTGCGGAACAATCTATGGATGCTGCCTCTTGTATTGGATGCGGTGCCTGTGTAGCTGCTTGTAAAAATGCTTCTGCAATGCTCTTTGTAGCTGCAAAAACAACTCATTTGGGACTGTTACCACAAGGAATGGTAGAACAAAAACAGAGAGTAGAAAAAATGGTTGCTCAAATGGATGAAGAAGGTTTTGGAGCATGCACTAATACGGGAGCCTGCGCAGCGGAATGCCCAAAACAAATCCCGCTCACCACTATCGCAAAACTAAATAGAGACTACATAAGTACAAAACTCTCTTCTCAAAATATGTAAAATACAAAAACAAGATTACTAAAAAATAGTTTCAAAATATGAGAGGGAATTCTAAAAATTTATTGTTATACTTCTAATATAACCCACGTTTTATAGCGTGGGCTTTTTTTTATACTCCGAATCCAGATAGAAAGAACATTCAAAACTACCT
Coding sequences within it:
- a CDS encoding TerB family tellurite resistance protein; the protein is MDNILDYIKVNPLQDRTEEEKVTYLCVLSSIALADGKILEEEIKMMNKFCDISNISQKTKSTVVEFMKNQNNEKDMQQYIQKLAVTDLRHSLIVNMFFLAFSDHLLDSQELRKIKNIAKSLNLTIEEVQNIKKYVKFAIKARIGKRV
- a CDS encoding succinate dehydrogenase/fumarate reductase iron-sulfur subunit, producing the protein MNLTLKVWRQKNTEVRGDFITYTISDVSPDISFLEMLDILNLQIEKRGEEPIHFDHDCREGICGACSLYINGKPHGPLQTTTCQLHMRSFKNNEVIWVEPWRAKAFPVIRDLVVNRGAFDRIIQAGGYISVNTGGVPDANTIPISQNIAEQSMDAASCIGCGACVAACKNASAMLFVAAKTTHLGLLPQGMVEQKQRVEKMVAQMDEEGFGACTNTGACAAECPKQIPLTTIAKLNRDYISTKLSSQNM